A part of Streptomyces sp. NBC_01451 genomic DNA contains:
- a CDS encoding DUF7848 domain-containing protein codes for MTRAVYRFVDHTINHAPEGGYTFEIFCVTHECGEESGPQGEQNDAQDWALRHTGRTGHNLFRRVVTDHARVTRADQEEHERPAATTDGTA; via the coding sequence GTGACCCGAGCCGTCTACCGCTTCGTAGATCACACGATCAACCACGCACCCGAGGGCGGGTACACGTTCGAGATCTTCTGTGTCACCCACGAGTGCGGCGAGGAGTCCGGTCCGCAGGGTGAGCAGAACGACGCCCAGGACTGGGCGCTCCGGCACACGGGCCGGACGGGCCACAACCTCTTCCGCCGCGTCGTCACGGATCACGCGAGGGTGACGCGAGCGGACCAGGAAGAGCACGAACGCCCGGCCGCCACGACAGACGGCACGGCCTAG
- a CDS encoding helix-turn-helix domain-containing protein, with product MNGEFGQRVRAALQARRMSIRAASRAMNYDHAFLSRVLAGKQLPSIELAESLDRLLDAGGEVVALAARLLDGETHTQPSVSVPTLDDFLPEGDPLSLLTVRSPRRVGVGEVLDLQKRVHGLRLADDVLAGGDLIGPALRELRKTVRLYRENTHTEEVGRALLVQIGELAQIAGWIASDAGRHEEAERIYRLGLSAAKQAEDHTLAGNLAGSLAYQMSNTGRTDEGLTLAQAALHDAGEDAPGKARALYWDRVAWAHTQAGGTENARAAMRALGEAGEALADGNETSADEPPAYLYWVDAGELQVMESRVYTELRRPLRAVPLLRDVLGKYDATHTREMALYLSWLAIALADANEPEEAAGVAERVIRIAADVASERTAERVRVVLARLQEYADVPEVAALLADHAA from the coding sequence ATGAACGGGGAGTTCGGCCAGCGCGTGAGAGCCGCGCTACAGGCACGGCGGATGTCGATCCGCGCTGCGTCGCGGGCGATGAACTACGACCACGCGTTCCTGTCGCGGGTCCTGGCGGGCAAGCAACTGCCGTCCATAGAACTGGCCGAGAGCCTGGACCGCTTACTCGATGCGGGCGGCGAAGTGGTGGCGCTGGCGGCTCGTCTGCTGGACGGAGAGACCCACACCCAACCGTCGGTGTCTGTGCCGACGCTGGACGACTTCCTGCCCGAGGGTGACCCGCTCAGTCTGCTCACGGTGCGCTCGCCTCGTCGGGTGGGTGTGGGAGAAGTGCTCGACCTACAGAAGCGCGTCCACGGGCTACGCCTTGCCGACGACGTTCTAGCGGGCGGCGACCTCATCGGGCCCGCGCTGCGAGAGCTGAGGAAGACCGTCCGTCTGTACCGCGAGAACACGCACACGGAAGAGGTCGGCCGCGCGCTCCTAGTTCAGATCGGAGAGCTGGCACAGATCGCCGGATGGATCGCGTCCGACGCCGGACGGCACGAGGAAGCCGAGCGGATCTACCGTCTCGGTCTGAGCGCGGCCAAGCAGGCTGAGGATCACACGCTGGCGGGCAACCTGGCTGGCTCGCTCGCCTACCAGATGAGCAACACGGGCCGGACAGACGAGGGTCTGACGCTCGCTCAGGCTGCGCTCCACGACGCGGGAGAAGACGCGCCGGGCAAGGCTCGCGCTCTCTACTGGGACCGCGTCGCGTGGGCACACACGCAAGCGGGCGGGACGGAGAACGCACGTGCCGCCATGCGCGCGCTCGGTGAGGCGGGCGAGGCGCTGGCCGACGGCAACGAGACGAGTGCCGACGAGCCGCCCGCGTATCTGTACTGGGTGGACGCGGGCGAACTACAGGTCATGGAGTCGCGGGTCTATACGGAGCTGCGTAGGCCCCTGCGAGCGGTGCCGCTGCTCCGTGACGTGCTCGGCAAGTACGACGCCACGCACACGCGAGAGATGGCGCTGTACCTGTCCTGGCTCGCCATAGCGCTGGCTGACGCGAACGAGCCGGAGGAAGCCGCGGGAGTGGCTGAGCGCGTGATCCGCATAGCGGCAGACGTGGCCTCGGAGCGCACAGCCGAACGGGTCCGCGTCGTGCTCGCTCGGCTCCAGGAGTACGCCGACGTGCCAGAGGTCGCGGCACTGCTGGCCGACCACGCGGCTTGA
- a CDS encoding 2Fe-2S iron-sulfur cluster-binding protein, with translation MTDDQYGDDQYGDPHGDQRAEGTPRGGGRWDPLPQGDYDDGATAFVKLPEGGIDAFLASVDSPLAAPGHGYVPPQIAAVPGAEDGSPGAPGAWGTPPAPPGGTQWPDPNAVPREAQRHDGFSYDQSSTGQWAFDQGAGAAGAAAPGTAGREVTGEWRIPVAGGDLPDESGEFSTSALVEQWGGTPPATLPGGASAPWATEAPAQPWASGSAPEPDSGRTNGTGATYAPETAHEAAHETAHETGGAGRAGDGTGHQADATGHTATGAGRTVADEDQDPAADAPGPEEGPGGPAEAATESDTAPGPETSPEAAEEPVEGELDANTEASGATATAEVPAAEPDVADPADDTPGPPGEEHPLASYVLRVNGSDRPVPDAWIGESLLYVLRERLGLAGAKDGCSQGECGACNVQVDGRLVASCLVPAVTAAGSEVRTVEGLATDGQPSDVQRALAKCGAVQCGFCVPGMAMTVHDLLEGNPAPTDLETRQALCGNLCRCSGYRGVLEAVREVVAEREAHAADAEGEDGEPRIPHQAGPGGGGVNPSAFDAPGFEPARNHDSHAYDQTHGQDGGQT, from the coding sequence GTGACCGACGACCAGTACGGCGACGACCAGTACGGCGACCCGCACGGGGACCAGCGCGCGGAGGGCACCCCCCGTGGCGGGGGCCGCTGGGACCCGCTGCCCCAGGGTGACTACGACGACGGCGCGACCGCCTTCGTGAAGCTCCCCGAAGGGGGCATCGACGCGTTCCTGGCCTCCGTGGACAGCCCGCTGGCCGCGCCCGGCCACGGATATGTGCCCCCGCAGATAGCGGCGGTGCCGGGCGCCGAGGACGGTTCGCCGGGCGCGCCGGGCGCGTGGGGGACACCGCCCGCGCCCCCCGGGGGCACCCAGTGGCCGGACCCGAACGCCGTGCCGCGGGAGGCGCAGCGGCACGACGGGTTCAGCTACGACCAGAGCTCCACGGGCCAGTGGGCCTTCGACCAGGGCGCCGGCGCGGCGGGCGCCGCCGCGCCCGGAACCGCGGGCCGCGAGGTGACCGGGGAATGGCGGATCCCCGTCGCCGGCGGTGATCTTCCGGACGAATCGGGCGAGTTCAGTACCTCGGCGCTGGTCGAGCAGTGGGGCGGCACGCCGCCCGCCACGCTCCCCGGCGGCGCGTCCGCGCCCTGGGCGACCGAGGCTCCGGCGCAGCCCTGGGCGTCCGGATCCGCTCCGGAGCCGGACTCCGGCCGGACGAACGGCACGGGGGCGACGTACGCGCCCGAAACGGCGCACGAGGCAGCGCACGAAACGGCGCACGAAACGGGCGGCGCCGGTCGCGCGGGCGACGGGACCGGTCACCAGGCCGACGCCACCGGTCACACCGCGACCGGAGCCGGTCGCACGGTCGCGGACGAGGATCAGGACCCGGCTGCGGACGCCCCCGGCCCCGAGGAGGGCCCTGGCGGCCCCGCAGAGGCCGCCACGGAGTCCGACACTGCTCCTGGGCCGGAAACCTCCCCGGAGGCCGCTGAGGAGCCCGTGGAGGGCGAGCTCGACGCGAACACCGAGGCATCCGGTGCCACAGCGACCGCTGAGGTGCCCGCCGCGGAGCCGGACGTGGCCGATCCGGCCGACGACACCCCCGGACCGCCCGGCGAGGAACACCCCCTCGCCTCGTACGTGCTGCGGGTCAACGGCTCCGACCGACCCGTCCCCGACGCCTGGATCGGCGAGTCGCTGCTCTACGTACTGCGCGAGCGCCTCGGCCTCGCCGGCGCCAAGGACGGCTGCTCCCAGGGCGAGTGCGGGGCCTGCAACGTGCAGGTGGACGGCCGGCTCGTCGCCTCCTGCCTGGTGCCCGCGGTCACCGCCGCCGGCAGCGAGGTGCGCACCGTCGAGGGCCTCGCCACCGACGGGCAGCCCTCGGACGTCCAGCGGGCACTCGCCAAGTGCGGGGCCGTCCAGTGCGGTTTCTGCGTCCCCGGGATGGCGATGACCGTGCACGACCTCCTGGAGGGCAACCCCGCCCCGACCGACCTGGAGACGCGCCAGGCCCTGTGCGGCAACCTGTGCCGCTGCTCCGGCTACCGGGGCGTCCTGGAAGCGGTCCGCGAGGTCGTCGCCGAACGCGAGGCGCACGCCGCCGACGCCGAGGGCGAGGACGGCGAGCCACGCATCCCGCACCAGGCCGGACCGGGCGGGGGCGGGGTCAACCCGTCCGCGTTCGACGCCCCGGGCTTCGAGCCCGCCCGCAACCACGACTCGCACGCGTATGACCAGACTCACGGCCAGGACGGAGGCCAGACGTGA
- a CDS encoding xanthine dehydrogenase family protein molybdopterin-binding subunit, translating into MSNEAVTATTAAEAAPDAEPLPHGLGVSLPAADARAKTEGTFPYAADLWAEGLLWAAVLRSPHPHARIVSIDTTHAREMPGVRAVVTHEDVPGVELHGRGRADRPMFAAEVVRHHGEPIAAVAADHPDTARMAAAAVIVEYEVLDPVTDPEQAFEAEPLHPDGNLIRHIPLRHGDPDAVGEIVVEGLYRIGRQDPAPIGAEAGLAVPRPDGGVELYLASTDPHADRDAAAACYGLEPERVKVVVTGVPGATADREDQGFQLPLGLLALKTGCPVKLTATREESFLGHVHRHPTLLRYRHHADTDGKLVKVEAQILLDAGAYADTSGEALAAAVSFACGPYVVPNAFIEGWAVRTNNPPSGHVRGEGAMQVCAAYEAQMDKLAKKLGVDPAELRLRNAMATGDVLPTGQSVTCPAPVAELLQAVRDFPLPPLPKDTPEDEWLLPGGPEGAGEPGAVRRGVGYGLGMVHMLGAEGADEVSTATVKVHDGIATVLCAAVETGQGFTTLARQIVQETLGIDEVHVAPVDTDQPPAGPGARGRHTWVSGGAVERAAKMVRTQLLQPLAHKFGMSTELLQITDGKITSYDGVLSTTVTEAMDGKELWATAQCRPHPTEPLDEAGQGDAFVGLAFCAIRAVVDVDIELGSVRVVELALAQDVGRVLNPAQLAARIEAGVTQGVGIALTENLRTARGLIRHPDLTGYALPTALDAPDIHIVKLVEERDVVAPFGAKAASAVPVVTSPAAIASAVRAATGRPVNRLPIRPQAAVVTATS; encoded by the coding sequence GTGAGCAACGAAGCCGTCACCGCGACCACGGCCGCGGAGGCCGCCCCCGACGCGGAGCCGCTCCCGCACGGCCTCGGCGTGTCGCTGCCCGCCGCCGACGCGCGCGCGAAGACGGAGGGCACGTTCCCGTACGCGGCCGACCTGTGGGCCGAGGGCCTGCTGTGGGCCGCCGTACTGCGCTCACCGCACCCGCACGCCCGCATCGTCTCCATCGACACCACCCACGCGCGTGAGATGCCCGGCGTCCGGGCCGTCGTCACGCACGAGGACGTGCCCGGGGTCGAACTGCACGGCCGCGGCAGAGCCGACCGCCCGATGTTCGCCGCCGAGGTCGTACGCCACCACGGGGAGCCCATCGCCGCCGTCGCCGCCGACCACCCGGACACCGCGCGCATGGCGGCGGCGGCCGTCATCGTCGAGTACGAAGTACTCGACCCGGTGACCGACCCAGAGCAGGCCTTCGAGGCCGAACCGCTGCACCCCGACGGCAACCTGATCCGGCACATCCCGCTGCGCCACGGCGACCCCGACGCCGTCGGCGAGATCGTCGTCGAGGGCCTCTACCGGATCGGCCGCCAGGACCCGGCCCCCATCGGCGCCGAGGCCGGCCTGGCCGTCCCGCGCCCCGACGGCGGCGTGGAGCTGTACCTCGCCTCCACGGACCCCCACGCGGACCGTGACGCGGCTGCCGCCTGCTACGGACTGGAACCCGAGCGCGTGAAGGTGGTCGTCACGGGAGTCCCGGGCGCCACCGCCGACCGCGAGGACCAGGGCTTCCAGCTCCCGCTCGGCCTCCTCGCCCTGAAGACGGGCTGCCCGGTGAAACTGACGGCGACCCGCGAAGAGTCCTTCCTGGGCCACGTCCACAGACACCCCACCCTCCTCCGCTACCGCCACCACGCGGACACCGACGGCAAGCTCGTGAAGGTCGAGGCACAGATCCTCCTCGACGCGGGCGCCTACGCGGACACCTCCGGGGAGGCCCTCGCGGCGGCCGTCTCCTTCGCCTGCGGCCCCTACGTCGTCCCCAACGCCTTCATCGAGGGCTGGGCGGTCCGCACCAACAACCCCCCCTCCGGCCATGTGCGCGGCGAGGGCGCGATGCAGGTCTGCGCGGCCTACGAGGCCCAGATGGACAAGCTGGCGAAGAAGCTGGGCGTCGACCCGGCCGAGCTGCGCCTGCGCAACGCGATGGCCACCGGAGACGTGCTCCCGACCGGCCAGTCCGTCACCTGCCCCGCCCCGGTCGCCGAACTCCTCCAGGCGGTACGGGACTTCCCGCTCCCGCCGCTCCCCAAGGACACCCCCGAGGACGAGTGGCTCCTCCCGGGCGGCCCCGAGGGCGCGGGCGAACCGGGCGCCGTCCGCCGCGGTGTCGGCTACGGCCTGGGCATGGTCCACATGCTCGGCGCCGAGGGCGCGGACGAGGTCTCGACGGCCACCGTCAAGGTCCACGACGGCATCGCCACGGTGCTGTGCGCGGCCGTGGAAACAGGCCAGGGCTTCACCACCCTGGCCCGCCAGATCGTCCAGGAGACCCTGGGCATCGACGAGGTCCACGTGGCCCCCGTCGACACCGACCAGCCCCCGGCCGGCCCGGGCGCCCGGGGCCGCCACACCTGGGTGTCGGGCGGCGCGGTGGAACGGGCGGCGAAAATGGTCCGCACCCAGCTCCTCCAGCCCCTGGCGCACAAGTTCGGCATGTCCACGGAACTGCTCCAGATCACCGACGGCAAGATCACCTCGTACGACGGTGTCCTGTCGACCACGGTGACGGAGGCCATGGACGGCAAGGAACTCTGGGCCACGGCCCAGTGCCGCCCCCACCCCACCGAACCCCTGGACGAGGCGGGCCAGGGCGACGCCTTCGTGGGCCTCGCCTTCTGCGCGATCCGCGCGGTGGTGGACGTCGACATCGAGCTGGGCTCGGTACGCGTGGTGGAACTGGCACTGGCCCAGGACGTGGGCAGGGTGTTGAACCCCGCCCAACTGGCGGCCCGTATCGAGGCGGGCGTCACCCAGGGCGTGGGCATCGCCCTCACGGAGAACCTGCGCACCGCGCGCGGGCTGATCCGCCACCCCGACCTCACGGGCTACGCCCTCCCGACCGCCCTCGACGCCCCGGACATCCACATCGTCAAACTGGTCGAGGAACGGGACGTGGTCGCCCCCTTCGGCGCGAAGGCGGCGAGCGCGGTACCGGTGGTGACGTCCCCGGCGGCCATCGCCTCGGCGGTACGCGCGGCGACGGGCCGCCCCGTGAACCGCCTCCCGATCCGCCCCCAGGCGGCGGTGGTGACGGCGACATCATGA
- a CDS encoding tyrosine-type recombinase/integrase produces the protein MAEAVQRGARKSALRAPRRVAESATDTDTRAHTQSAVRALTSPEDVRAALIAELDLHLSTTTNKHGRPFQRKTINAYVNAGKALSAWIGASQHVNAVGVEVTSFTDVDVSTANAFFRWWYQTKDVPKSQDGKGGYTGGVNTTQRNLRALFVYLSEEYDHPNPYDDPKFHKYAAPQLGKPRTLSEEFIQDTLDITAWGPGRKDFETTRDHALLRVLTEGLRAEEILNIRVQDLDLQGAVLVVVPLKMDRNSVDGRVIPLQPSTVKALQRYLRLRTTHKRHTEPWLWLGLNNRPRLGYSGLWNMTKRVAERAGYDSAEVSPHCWCHSWADDLKARGVSGEHIMAIRGWKSPAMLRRYGADMASQRAVNTMHNLGDRYS, from the coding sequence ATGGCTGAGGCAGTACAGAGGGGCGCGCGCAAGAGCGCGCTACGCGCTCCTAGGCGAGTCGCCGAGAGCGCGACAGACACAGACACTCGTGCGCACACACAGAGCGCCGTACGTGCGCTCACGTCGCCCGAGGACGTCAGGGCAGCGCTCATCGCTGAGCTTGACTTGCACCTGTCGACCACGACGAACAAGCACGGTCGCCCGTTCCAGCGGAAGACGATCAATGCCTACGTCAACGCGGGCAAGGCACTCTCAGCCTGGATCGGCGCATCGCAGCACGTCAACGCGGTGGGTGTGGAAGTCACCTCGTTCACCGACGTGGATGTCTCGACAGCCAACGCGTTCTTCCGATGGTGGTACCAGACCAAGGACGTACCCAAAAGCCAGGACGGGAAAGGCGGGTACACGGGCGGGGTCAACACCACGCAGCGGAACCTACGTGCGCTGTTCGTCTACCTCTCCGAGGAGTACGACCACCCGAACCCGTACGACGACCCGAAGTTCCACAAGTACGCGGCTCCGCAGCTCGGCAAGCCACGGACGCTGTCCGAGGAGTTCATCCAGGACACGCTGGACATCACCGCGTGGGGACCAGGGCGAAAGGACTTCGAGACCACGCGAGACCACGCGCTTCTCCGTGTGCTGACCGAGGGCTTGCGCGCAGAGGAGATCCTGAACATCCGGGTCCAAGACCTGGATCTCCAAGGAGCGGTTCTCGTGGTCGTCCCGCTCAAGATGGACCGCAACTCTGTGGACGGGCGGGTCATCCCGCTACAGCCGTCCACGGTCAAGGCGCTCCAGCGGTACCTACGTCTCCGCACCACACACAAGCGGCACACTGAGCCGTGGCTCTGGCTCGGCCTCAACAACCGTCCACGGCTCGGTTACTCGGGTCTGTGGAACATGACCAAGCGGGTGGCAGAACGAGCCGGATACGACTCGGCCGAGGTGTCGCCGCACTGCTGGTGCCACTCGTGGGCGGATGACCTGAAAGCCAGGGGCGTATCCGGCGAGCACATCATGGCCATCCGGGGATGGAAGTCACCCGCGATGCTCAGGCGGTACGGCGCGGACATGGCCAGTCAGCGGGCGGTCAACACCATGCACAACCTGGGCGACCGCTACTCCTGA
- a CDS encoding FAD binding domain-containing protein, giving the protein MTTHAPQAAQAVTLPASLDEAVAALSAMPAAVPVAGGTDLMATVNSGQLRPAALVGLGRISEIRGWQYQDGHALLGAGLTHARMGRPDFAALIPALAASARAAGPPQIRNAGTLGGNIATAAPTGDALPVLAALEATLIIAGPGGVRREIPVSHLLAGVEMLRAGELIGFVRVPLLHAPQVFLKATGRTGPGRALASVALVLDPARRGVRCAVGAIAPMPLRPLDAEQWVARLIDWDNNRTIVPEALGAFGEYVAAACIPDPAPAEDGSVSPLPPAVLHLRRTVAALARRALGRALS; this is encoded by the coding sequence TTGACCACGCACGCACCGCAGGCGGCGCAGGCCGTGACGCTGCCCGCCTCGCTGGACGAGGCCGTCGCGGCACTCTCGGCCATGCCGGCAGCCGTCCCCGTGGCGGGCGGCACCGACCTCATGGCCACCGTCAACTCCGGGCAGCTCAGGCCCGCCGCGCTCGTCGGCCTCGGCCGCATCAGCGAGATCCGCGGCTGGCAGTACCAGGACGGCCACGCCCTGCTCGGCGCCGGCCTCACCCACGCGCGGATGGGCCGCCCCGACTTCGCCGCCCTCATCCCGGCCCTGGCCGCCTCCGCGCGTGCCGCGGGACCGCCGCAGATCCGCAACGCGGGCACCCTGGGCGGCAACATCGCCACGGCCGCCCCCACGGGGGACGCGCTGCCCGTGCTGGCCGCCCTGGAGGCGACGCTGATCATCGCGGGCCCCGGTGGTGTCCGCCGTGAGATCCCCGTGTCGCACCTGCTGGCCGGGGTGGAGATGCTGCGGGCCGGGGAACTCATCGGCTTCGTGCGCGTGCCCCTGCTGCACGCGCCCCAGGTCTTCCTGAAGGCCACCGGACGGACCGGCCCCGGGCGCGCCCTCGCGTCCGTCGCGCTCGTCCTCGACCCCGCGCGGCGCGGGGTCAGGTGCGCCGTCGGCGCCATAGCGCCGATGCCGCTGCGCCCCCTGGACGCCGAGCAGTGGGTCGCCCGGCTCATCGACTGGGACAACAACCGCACGATCGTCCCGGAGGCACTGGGTGCCTTCGGCGAGTACGTCGCCGCGGCCTGCATCCCCGACCCGGCTCCGGCCGAGGACGGCTCCGTATCACCGCTTCCGCCCGCGGTACTGCACCTGCGGCGCACTGTCGCCGCGCTGGCCCGGCGAGCACTGGGGAGGGCACTGTCGTGA
- a CDS encoding SUKH-4 family immunity protein, with amino-acid sequence MSTTTAPTRNEYKREREYELLTRVGLPAARNRSRFGALRTGALRTVVNSTSTGETPSTGFPHHRPAPMGPRPPATPLESLLRFATATEEMTAARRQLAFSAGRSGPRTLAETSRHLLTVFALGTGGAGDVLPYWKMAASIRPLARIAASGAESGLALDLPARLLEQAFGHARVARFEDVDFPASLTHEPTRRFLSGTGLPEDGSLLHLDTEIPLPTLAEYCADEDTAAQLPQGAGDLIRLGRLTEGNSLVLDGRTGTVLVWNEPETTLHRLNTDVSTLAYTLWLLHRAKTIDFDGEAGRVL; translated from the coding sequence ATGAGTACGACAACCGCTCCGACCAGGAACGAGTACAAGCGCGAGCGCGAGTACGAGTTGCTGACGCGCGTGGGACTGCCGGCAGCCAGGAACCGGTCGAGGTTCGGCGCACTGCGTACCGGTGCCCTGCGGACGGTGGTGAACTCGACCTCGACGGGAGAGACGCCCTCGACGGGCTTCCCCCACCACCGCCCCGCCCCGATGGGCCCGCGCCCGCCGGCCACCCCTCTGGAGTCGCTCCTCCGGTTCGCGACGGCGACGGAGGAGATGACAGCCGCGCGACGCCAACTGGCTTTCTCCGCAGGCCGCTCCGGCCCACGGACGCTGGCCGAGACGTCCCGGCACCTGCTGACGGTGTTCGCGCTGGGCACCGGCGGTGCCGGTGACGTGCTGCCGTACTGGAAGATGGCGGCCTCGATCCGCCCACTGGCCCGGATCGCGGCCTCCGGAGCGGAGTCGGGCCTCGCCCTGGACCTGCCCGCCCGACTCCTTGAGCAGGCGTTCGGCCACGCCAGGGTGGCACGCTTCGAGGACGTCGACTTCCCGGCATCCCTCACCCACGAGCCGACCCGCCGCTTCCTGAGCGGCACGGGACTCCCGGAGGACGGCTCCCTCCTCCACCTGGACACGGAGATACCGCTGCCGACACTCGCGGAGTACTGCGCGGACGAGGACACGGCAGCCCAACTCCCGCAGGGAGCGGGCGACTTGATCCGCCTGGGTCGTCTGACGGAGGGCAACAGCCTGGTACTGGACGGCAGAACGGGCACGGTCCTGGTCTGGAACGAGCCCGAGACCACCCTCCACCGCCTGAACACGGACGTCTCGACCCTCGCGTACACCCTGTGGCTGCTGCACCGAGCGAAGACGATCGACTTCGACGGTGAGGCGGGCAGGGTGCTCTGA
- a CDS encoding variant leucine-rich repeat-containing protein — protein MASLDHPQLSGLGRNPAVPPDLLVRLAAHKAGRHGMSLRRGRLEDAVVEALLTHGDDMTAVRLHGDRISPAMRRRIAEHPDPAIRDAYGDFVRDMVDRGVTIGIDDLEEAYGRPRTELAAAPDARLRAAVARAWYGRPLSVQVGLLADPDPQVRAAATEQKKPGVPPEWRDRCLADPAVRVNVARYTPLTLDQFAQLMRSQEREVFQAVAGNPYLSAEMVARLLDVEDPLVRVTVAQSRHVDDETRDRLYALVEAEQADGSIEADVALNWNFAEPEWLYEAPLNERMTYLDCRYTIFRRVLASCHDLPAEAWHRLDNDPELAVRRAAARRPGTPSDVLERLVRSDGDVLHIRPLLVDHPNFPRHTLRTFVDEPSPNVRYLALQDPELPVTALQQLASAAEPFLRRGVARHPNITDALLEQLLSDPDPQVADDAAANSALRPTRMHRILTAAGL, from the coding sequence ATGGCGAGCCTTGATCATCCGCAACTGTCCGGGCTGGGAAGGAACCCAGCAGTTCCTCCGGACCTCCTGGTGCGTCTGGCCGCGCACAAGGCCGGCCGACACGGTATGTCGCTGCGTCGCGGGCGGCTGGAGGACGCGGTTGTCGAGGCGCTGCTGACGCACGGCGACGACATGACCGCCGTGCGCCTTCACGGTGACCGGATCTCCCCGGCGATGCGCCGAAGGATTGCGGAGCATCCCGATCCGGCGATCCGCGACGCGTACGGGGACTTCGTCCGCGACATGGTGGACCGCGGGGTGACGATCGGCATCGACGATCTGGAGGAAGCCTACGGTCGGCCCCGGACCGAACTCGCTGCCGCACCGGATGCGAGGCTGCGCGCCGCGGTCGCGCGGGCCTGGTACGGACGGCCTCTCTCCGTGCAGGTGGGACTGCTCGCCGACCCGGATCCACAGGTCCGCGCAGCCGCCACCGAACAGAAGAAGCCGGGTGTCCCTCCGGAATGGAGGGACCGCTGCCTCGCCGATCCTGCTGTGCGCGTCAACGTGGCGCGGTACACCCCGCTCACCCTGGACCAGTTCGCACAGCTCATGCGGAGCCAGGAAAGAGAGGTCTTTCAGGCGGTCGCCGGGAACCCGTATCTGTCGGCAGAGATGGTCGCCCGGCTACTGGACGTCGAAGACCCCCTCGTGCGGGTCACGGTGGCGCAGAGTCGCCATGTGGACGACGAGACCCGGGACCGGCTGTACGCACTCGTAGAAGCCGAACAAGCGGACGGAAGCATCGAGGCCGACGTAGCGCTGAACTGGAATTTCGCCGAGCCGGAATGGCTGTATGAAGCGCCTCTGAACGAGCGGATGACCTACCTGGACTGCCGGTACACGATATTTCGACGTGTACTGGCCTCCTGCCACGATCTACCTGCCGAGGCATGGCACCGGTTGGACAACGACCCGGAACTCGCAGTTCGCCGTGCCGCCGCCCGTCGGCCGGGCACACCCTCGGATGTACTGGAACGCCTGGTTCGCAGCGATGGCGACGTACTCCACATCCGGCCGCTACTCGTCGACCACCCCAACTTCCCTCGGCACACTCTGCGCACGTTCGTCGACGAACCAAGCCCGAACGTGCGCTACCTCGCCCTTCAGGACCCGGAACTACCCGTGACAGCCCTTCAGCAACTCGCCTCGGCCGCCGAGCCCTTCCTGCGCCGTGGGGTCGCCCGTCATCCCAACATCACGGACGCACTGCTGGAACAACTGCTGTCGGACCCGGACCCCCAGGTCGCCGACGATGCCGCTGCCAACTCCGCCCTGCGGCCGACCAGGATGCACCGAATCCTCACCGCTGCCGGCTTGTGA
- a CDS encoding GntR family transcriptional regulator, with protein sequence MDLDRSKPVWPQVAAELRRRLDAGQYEKGSRFPAVNDLAAEMEVAPSTVQKAVAALREEGRLYTVLGQGSFVSKD encoded by the coding sequence ATGGATCTTGACCGCAGCAAGCCCGTATGGCCCCAGGTCGCGGCGGAACTGCGCCGCCGTCTCGACGCTGGCCAGTACGAGAAAGGCTCTCGTTTCCCCGCCGTGAATGACCTGGCTGCCGAGATGGAGGTAGCGCCGTCCACGGTGCAGAAGGCCGTGGCCGCCCTCCGCGAGGAAGGACGGCTTTACACCGTGCTCGGGCAAGGCTCGTTCGTCTCGAAGGACTGA